The following coding sequences lie in one Xiphias gladius isolate SHS-SW01 ecotype Sanya breed wild chromosome 24, ASM1685928v1, whole genome shotgun sequence genomic window:
- the LOC120786106 gene encoding sodium bicarbonate cotransporter 3-like isoform X9, with product MDEPSEQMRPLLRTGLDEEAIVDHGKTSFATHTNYEKEDLESHRAVYVGVHVPLGRESKRRHRHRGHKHHRKKKDRDSEEGKEDGRESPSYDTPSQRVQFILGTEDDDLEHVPHDLFTELDELSFRDGSATEWKETARWLKFEEDVEDGGERWSKPYVATLSLHSLFELRSCILNGTVMLDMRANSIEEIADMVIDSMVASGQLKEDLRDKVREAMLKKHHHQNERKLSNRIPLVRSIADIGKKHSDPLLLERNGPLVSPNSVPNNLDGNKAVERRPSRVGVDMNFMKKIPRGAEASNVLVGEVDFLEKPIIAFVRLSPAVLITGLTEVPVPTRFLFLLLGPHGKGPQYHEIGRSMATLMTDEIFHDVAYKAKDRTDLLSGIDEFLDQVTVLPPGEWDPTIRIEPPKNVPSQLKRKRPSQPNGTASPAGELEKQEDHHAVPELQRTGRIFGGLILDVKRKAPFYWSDIRDSFSLQCLASVLFLYCACMSPVITFGGLLGEATKGNISAIESLFGASLTGVAYSLFAGQPLTILGSTGPVLVFEKILFKFCNDYGLSYLSLRTSIGLWTAFLCLVLVATDASSLVCYITRFTEEAFAALICIIFIYEALEKLFHLGEYYPVNMHNNLDNLTLYSCQCSPPANASDQLEQEWNRTGYSPDSVPWSSLNVSMCKMLHGEFVGPACGHHGPYIPDVLFWSIILFFTTFFLSSFLKQFKTERYFPTKVRSTISDFAVFITIMIMVVVDYLMGVPSPKLNVPDRFEPTSKNRGWLIDPLGENPWWTLLVAALPALLCTILIFMDQQITAVIINRKEHKLKKGCGYHLDLLVVAVMLGVCSIMGLPWFVAATVLSISHVNSLKVESGCSAPGEQPKFLGIREQRVTGFMIFVLMGCSVFMTSVLKFIPMPVLYGVFLYMGVSSLKGIQFFDRIKLFGMPAKHQPDLIYLRYVPLWKVHIFTLVQLTCLVLLWVIKASAAAVVFPMMVLALVFVRKLLDFFFTNRELSWLDDLMPESKKKKEDDKKKKAREKLEEESRLQEEEEMGLKVSFEGSNQLNVPVKTLSGSSDSDPLVVNISDEMAKTAAWKAVNPSAEFCARPEKCRGSQEKVACVRVDVSPDTPRGGSTAETFL from the exons ATGGACGAACCTTCGGAACAAATGAGACCCCTCTTGAGAACA GGTCTAGATGAAGAGGCGATTGTTGACCATGGAAAGACCAGCTTCGCCACTCACACAAACTATGAAAAGGAAGATTTGGAAA GCCACAGAGCAGTGTATGTAGGCGTCCATGTTCCTCTTGGAAGAGAGAGCAAGCGGAGGCATCGCCACCGAGGACACAAACATCACCgcaagaagaaagacagagactcTGAAGAGGGGAAGGAAGATGGCCGGGAATCCCCCTCTTATG ACACACCATCCCAAAGGGTCCAGTTCATCTTGGGTACAGAGGACGATGACCTTGAGCACGTCCCCCATGACCTCTTCACGGAGCTGGACGAGCTCTCATTCAGAGACGGCAGTGCCACTGAATGGAAGGAAACTGCTAG ATGGCTGAAGTTTGAGGAGGATGTGGAAGATGGTGGGGAGAGGTGGAGTAAGCCCTACGTAGCTACGCTATCACTACACAGCTTATTTGAACTACGTAGCTGTATACTCAACGGCACTGTCATGCTGGATATGAGGGCCAACAGTATTGAGGAAATTGCGG ACATGGTGATAGACAGCATGGTGGCTTCAGGCCAGCTGAAGGAGGATCTGCGCGACAAGGTACGGGAAGCAATGCTGAAGAAACACCACCACCAGAATGAGAGAAAGCTCAGCAATCGCATCCCCCTAGTGCGCTCCATTGCTGACATAGGCAAGAAACATTCTGACCCACTCTTGCTTGAAAGAAACG GACCATTGGTGTCTCCAAACTCTGTCCCAAACAACCTGGATGGGAACAAGGCAGTAGAGAGGAGGCCGTCCAGAGTAGGG GTGGACATGAATTTCATGAAGAAGATCCCTCGGGGTGCTGAGGCTTCCAACGTGCTGGTGGGAGAGGTGGACTTCCTGGAGAAGCCCATAATTGCCTTTGTACGACTGTCCCCTGCAGTCCTTATCACAGGCCTCACAGAGGTGCCTGTTCCCACGAG gtttcttttcctgcttttgGGTCCTCACGGCAAAGGGCCACAGTACCATGAAATTGGCAGATCCATGGCCACACTGATGACAGATGAG ATTTTTCATGATGTGGCATACAAAGCCAAAGACCGAACGGATCTCCTCTCTGGGATAGATGAGTTCCTTGATCAAGTGACTGTACTGCCTCCTGGAGAATGGGATCCCACGATTCGGATTGAGCCCCCCAAGAATGTCCCATCTCAG ctgaaaaggaaaagaccGTCCCAGCCCAATGGCACTGCATCTCCAGCTGGAGAGCTGGAAAAGCAGGAGGACCATCATGCAGTGCCTGAGCTGCAGAGGACTGGGAG GATATTTGGAGGTTTGATCTTAGATGTCAAGCGGAAGGCTCCGTTCTACTGGAGTGACATCAGGGACTCCTTCAGTCTGCAGTGTCTAGCCTCCGTCCTCTTCCTCTACTGTGCCTGCATGTCACCTGTCATCACATTTGGAGGTCTGCTTGGGGAGGCAACAAAAGGCAACATA AGTGCCATAGAGTCTCTATTTGGAGCATCACTGACTGGAGTGGCATACTCCCTGTTCGCAGGCCAACCCCTCACTATTCTTGGCAGCACGGGGCCAGTTTTAGTGTTTGAGAAGATCCTGTTCAAGTTCTGCAA TGACTACGGCCTGTCCTACTTGTCGCTGCGGACCAGCATTGGTCTATGGACAGCCTTCCTCTGTCTTGTCCTGGTGGCTACAGATGCTAGCTCCTTGGTCTGCTACATCACCCGTTTCACAGAGGAGGCCTTTGCTGCACTCATCTGCATCATCTTCATTTATGAGGCTTTAGAGAAGCTGTTTCACCTGGGAGAATACTACCCTGTCAACATGCACAACAACTTGGACAATCTTACCCTTTATTC GTGTCAGTGCTCTCCACCAGCCAACGCCTCAGATCAGCTCGAGCAGGAGTGGAACCGGACAGGATACAGCCCAGACTCTGTCCCATGGAGCAGCCTCAATGTTTCG aTGTGTAAAATGCTCCATGGAGAGTTTGTGGGTCCAGCCTGTGGTCACCATGGGCCCTACATCCCAGATGTTCTCTTCTGGTCCATCATCCTCTTTTTCACCACCTTCTTCCTATCTTCCTTCCTCAAGCAGTTCAAGACAGAGAGATATTTTCCAACCAAG GTGCGTTCCACTATCAGTGACTTTGCTGTATTTATAACCATCATGatcatggtggtggtggactATCTAATGGGTGTCCCGTCTCCTAAGCTGAATGTTCCTGACCGCTTTGAG CCAACTTCAAAGAACCGAGGCTGGCTGATTGACCCGTTAGGAGAAAATCCCTGGTGGACACTGCTGGTGGCAGCACTTCCTGCCCTCCTCTGCACCATCCTCATCTTTATGGACCAGCAGATCACTGCAGTCATCATTAACCGCAAGGAGCACAAACTAAAG AAAGGCTGTGGCTATCACCTGGACTTGCTGGTAGTAGCAGTAATGCTTGGTGTGTGCTCCATTATGGGCCTGCCGTGGTTCGTGGCTGCAACCgtcctctccatctcccatGTTAACAGCCTGAAAGTGGAGTCTGGCTGCTCCGCTCCGGGAGAGCAGCCCAAGTTTCTGGGTATCCGAGAGCAGCGGGTCACTGGATTCATGATCTTTGTCCTCATGGGTTGTTCTGTTTTCATGACGTCAGTGCTCAAG TTCATTCCTATGCCAGTCCTGTATGGAGTCTTTCTTTACATGGGTGTCTCTTCCCTCAAAGGCATTCAA TTCTTTGACAGAATCAAGCTGTTTGGCATGCCTGCCAAGCACCAGCCTGATCTGATCTATCTTCGCTATGTGCCGCTGTGGAAGGTCCATATCTTCACCCTGGTGCAGCTCACCTGTCTGGTGCTGCTCTGGGTCATCAAGgcctctgcagcagctgttgtgTTTCCCATGATG GTTCTGGCGCTGGTTTTTGTCCGAAAGCTTCTAGACTTTTTCTTCACCAACAGAGAGCTGAGCTGGCTGGATGACTTGATGCCAGaaagcaagaagaagaaagaagatgacaagaaaaagaaagcccGTGAAAAGCTG GAGGAAGAGTCCAGActgcaggaagaagaggagatgggACTGAAGGTCAGCTTTGAAGGCTCGAACCAGCTCAACGTCCCAGTGAAAACACTCTCAGGGAG
- the LOC120786106 gene encoding sodium bicarbonate cotransporter 3-like isoform X2 translates to MDEQTEGEHVLTGLDEEAIVDHGKTSFATHTNYEKEDLESHRAVYVGVHVPLGRESKRRHRHRGHKHHRKKKDRDSEEGKEDGRESPSYDTPSQRVQFILGTEDDDLEHVPHDLFTELDELSFRDGSATEWKETARWLKFEEDVEDGGERWSKPYVATLSLHSLFELRSCILNGTVMLDMRANSIEEIADMVIDSMVASGQLKEDLRDKVREAMLKKHHHQNERKLSNRIPLVRSIADIGKKHSDPLLLERNGEGLSSSRLSLHKPGSSSSVSNLSQRRESRVSVLLNHLLPSSSSNTGPSPGPSPLATPQNTPTSFRRSSQSPPRTHGTGLGPQGIPEVVVSPPEDDDPPNSAEDEAASPQLSRQASLASQGLELLPLEGPLVSPNSVPNNLDGNKAVERRPSRVGVSSESSSVDFSKVDMNFMKKIPRGAEASNVLVGEVDFLEKPIIAFVRLSPAVLITGLTEVPVPTRFLFLLLGPHGKGPQYHEIGRSMATLMTDEIFHDVAYKAKDRTDLLSGIDEFLDQVTVLPPGEWDPTIRIEPPKNVPSQLKRKRPSQPNGTASPAGELEKQEDHHAVPELQRTGRIFGGLILDVKRKAPFYWSDIRDSFSLQCLASVLFLYCACMSPVITFGGLLGEATKGNISAIESLFGASLTGVAYSLFAGQPLTILGSTGPVLVFEKILFKFCNDYGLSYLSLRTSIGLWTAFLCLVLVATDASSLVCYITRFTEEAFAALICIIFIYEALEKLFHLGEYYPVNMHNNLDNLTLYSCQCSPPANASDQLEQEWNRTGYSPDSVPWSSLNVSMCKMLHGEFVGPACGHHGPYIPDVLFWSIILFFTTFFLSSFLKQFKTERYFPTKVRSTISDFAVFITIMIMVVVDYLMGVPSPKLNVPDRFEPTSKNRGWLIDPLGENPWWTLLVAALPALLCTILIFMDQQITAVIINRKEHKLKKGCGYHLDLLVVAVMLGVCSIMGLPWFVAATVLSISHVNSLKVESGCSAPGEQPKFLGIREQRVTGFMIFVLMGCSVFMTSVLKFIPMPVLYGVFLYMGVSSLKGIQFFDRIKLFGMPAKHQPDLIYLRYVPLWKVHIFTLVQLTCLVLLWVIKASAAAVVFPMMVLALVFVRKLLDFFFTNRELSWLDDLMPESKKKKEDDKKKKAREKLEEESRLQEEEEMGLKVSFEGSNQLNVPVKTLSGSSDSDPLVVNISDEMAKTAAWKAVNPSAEFCARPEKCRGSQEKVACVRVDVSPDTPRGGSTAETFL, encoded by the exons ATGGATGAACAGACTGAAGGGGAGCATGTGCTTACG GGTCTAGATGAAGAGGCGATTGTTGACCATGGAAAGACCAGCTTCGCCACTCACACAAACTATGAAAAGGAAGATTTGGAAA GCCACAGAGCAGTGTATGTAGGCGTCCATGTTCCTCTTGGAAGAGAGAGCAAGCGGAGGCATCGCCACCGAGGACACAAACATCACCgcaagaagaaagacagagactcTGAAGAGGGGAAGGAAGATGGCCGGGAATCCCCCTCTTATG ACACACCATCCCAAAGGGTCCAGTTCATCTTGGGTACAGAGGACGATGACCTTGAGCACGTCCCCCATGACCTCTTCACGGAGCTGGACGAGCTCTCATTCAGAGACGGCAGTGCCACTGAATGGAAGGAAACTGCTAG ATGGCTGAAGTTTGAGGAGGATGTGGAAGATGGTGGGGAGAGGTGGAGTAAGCCCTACGTAGCTACGCTATCACTACACAGCTTATTTGAACTACGTAGCTGTATACTCAACGGCACTGTCATGCTGGATATGAGGGCCAACAGTATTGAGGAAATTGCGG ACATGGTGATAGACAGCATGGTGGCTTCAGGCCAGCTGAAGGAGGATCTGCGCGACAAGGTACGGGAAGCAATGCTGAAGAAACACCACCACCAGAATGAGAGAAAGCTCAGCAATCGCATCCCCCTAGTGCGCTCCATTGCTGACATAGGCAAGAAACATTCTGACCCACTCTTGCTTGAAAGAAACG GAGAGGGCCTGTCCTCTTCACGTCTCTCTCTCCACAAGCCAGGGtcatcctcctctgtctccaaCCTGTCCCAGAGACGAGAATCCCGAGTCTCCGTCCTGCTcaaccacctcctgccctcttCTTCCTCGAACACTGGGCCCTCTCCAGGCCCATCTCCTCTCGCCACCCCTCAAAATACCCCCACTTCCTTCCGGCGCTCTTCCCAAAGCCCACCACGCACCCATGGCACAGGCCTTGGCCCTCAAGGTATCCCTGAGGTAGTGGTATCGCCTCCCGAGGATGACGACCCACCTAACTCAGCAGAGGACGAGGCAGCATCACCACAGCTCAGCCGGCAAGCATCCTTGGCATCCCAGGGCCTCGAGCTGCTGCCCTTAGAAG GACCATTGGTGTCTCCAAACTCTGTCCCAAACAACCTGGATGGGAACAAGGCAGTAGAGAGGAGGCCGTCCAGAGTAGGGGTCAGTAGCGAAAGCAGCAGTGTCGACTTCAGCAAG GTGGACATGAATTTCATGAAGAAGATCCCTCGGGGTGCTGAGGCTTCCAACGTGCTGGTGGGAGAGGTGGACTTCCTGGAGAAGCCCATAATTGCCTTTGTACGACTGTCCCCTGCAGTCCTTATCACAGGCCTCACAGAGGTGCCTGTTCCCACGAG gtttcttttcctgcttttgGGTCCTCACGGCAAAGGGCCACAGTACCATGAAATTGGCAGATCCATGGCCACACTGATGACAGATGAG ATTTTTCATGATGTGGCATACAAAGCCAAAGACCGAACGGATCTCCTCTCTGGGATAGATGAGTTCCTTGATCAAGTGACTGTACTGCCTCCTGGAGAATGGGATCCCACGATTCGGATTGAGCCCCCCAAGAATGTCCCATCTCAG ctgaaaaggaaaagaccGTCCCAGCCCAATGGCACTGCATCTCCAGCTGGAGAGCTGGAAAAGCAGGAGGACCATCATGCAGTGCCTGAGCTGCAGAGGACTGGGAG GATATTTGGAGGTTTGATCTTAGATGTCAAGCGGAAGGCTCCGTTCTACTGGAGTGACATCAGGGACTCCTTCAGTCTGCAGTGTCTAGCCTCCGTCCTCTTCCTCTACTGTGCCTGCATGTCACCTGTCATCACATTTGGAGGTCTGCTTGGGGAGGCAACAAAAGGCAACATA AGTGCCATAGAGTCTCTATTTGGAGCATCACTGACTGGAGTGGCATACTCCCTGTTCGCAGGCCAACCCCTCACTATTCTTGGCAGCACGGGGCCAGTTTTAGTGTTTGAGAAGATCCTGTTCAAGTTCTGCAA TGACTACGGCCTGTCCTACTTGTCGCTGCGGACCAGCATTGGTCTATGGACAGCCTTCCTCTGTCTTGTCCTGGTGGCTACAGATGCTAGCTCCTTGGTCTGCTACATCACCCGTTTCACAGAGGAGGCCTTTGCTGCACTCATCTGCATCATCTTCATTTATGAGGCTTTAGAGAAGCTGTTTCACCTGGGAGAATACTACCCTGTCAACATGCACAACAACTTGGACAATCTTACCCTTTATTC GTGTCAGTGCTCTCCACCAGCCAACGCCTCAGATCAGCTCGAGCAGGAGTGGAACCGGACAGGATACAGCCCAGACTCTGTCCCATGGAGCAGCCTCAATGTTTCG aTGTGTAAAATGCTCCATGGAGAGTTTGTGGGTCCAGCCTGTGGTCACCATGGGCCCTACATCCCAGATGTTCTCTTCTGGTCCATCATCCTCTTTTTCACCACCTTCTTCCTATCTTCCTTCCTCAAGCAGTTCAAGACAGAGAGATATTTTCCAACCAAG GTGCGTTCCACTATCAGTGACTTTGCTGTATTTATAACCATCATGatcatggtggtggtggactATCTAATGGGTGTCCCGTCTCCTAAGCTGAATGTTCCTGACCGCTTTGAG CCAACTTCAAAGAACCGAGGCTGGCTGATTGACCCGTTAGGAGAAAATCCCTGGTGGACACTGCTGGTGGCAGCACTTCCTGCCCTCCTCTGCACCATCCTCATCTTTATGGACCAGCAGATCACTGCAGTCATCATTAACCGCAAGGAGCACAAACTAAAG AAAGGCTGTGGCTATCACCTGGACTTGCTGGTAGTAGCAGTAATGCTTGGTGTGTGCTCCATTATGGGCCTGCCGTGGTTCGTGGCTGCAACCgtcctctccatctcccatGTTAACAGCCTGAAAGTGGAGTCTGGCTGCTCCGCTCCGGGAGAGCAGCCCAAGTTTCTGGGTATCCGAGAGCAGCGGGTCACTGGATTCATGATCTTTGTCCTCATGGGTTGTTCTGTTTTCATGACGTCAGTGCTCAAG TTCATTCCTATGCCAGTCCTGTATGGAGTCTTTCTTTACATGGGTGTCTCTTCCCTCAAAGGCATTCAA TTCTTTGACAGAATCAAGCTGTTTGGCATGCCTGCCAAGCACCAGCCTGATCTGATCTATCTTCGCTATGTGCCGCTGTGGAAGGTCCATATCTTCACCCTGGTGCAGCTCACCTGTCTGGTGCTGCTCTGGGTCATCAAGgcctctgcagcagctgttgtgTTTCCCATGATG GTTCTGGCGCTGGTTTTTGTCCGAAAGCTTCTAGACTTTTTCTTCACCAACAGAGAGCTGAGCTGGCTGGATGACTTGATGCCAGaaagcaagaagaagaaagaagatgacaagaaaaagaaagcccGTGAAAAGCTG GAGGAAGAGTCCAGActgcaggaagaagaggagatgggACTGAAGGTCAGCTTTGAAGGCTCGAACCAGCTCAACGTCCCAGTGAAAACACTCTCAGGGAG
- the LOC120786106 gene encoding sodium bicarbonate cotransporter 3-like isoform X1: MDEPSEQMRPLLRTGLDEEAIVDHGKTSFATHTNYEKEDLESHRAVYVGVHVPLGRESKRRHRHRGHKHHRKKKDRDSEEGKEDGRESPSYDTPSQRVQFILGTEDDDLEHVPHDLFTELDELSFRDGSATEWKETARWLKFEEDVEDGGERWSKPYVATLSLHSLFELRSCILNGTVMLDMRANSIEEIADMVIDSMVASGQLKEDLRDKVREAMLKKHHHQNERKLSNRIPLVRSIADIGKKHSDPLLLERNGEGLSSSRLSLHKPGSSSSVSNLSQRRESRVSVLLNHLLPSSSSNTGPSPGPSPLATPQNTPTSFRRSSQSPPRTHGTGLGPQGIPEVVVSPPEDDDPPNSAEDEAASPQLSRQASLASQGLELLPLEGPLVSPNSVPNNLDGNKAVERRPSRVGVSSESSSVDFSKVDMNFMKKIPRGAEASNVLVGEVDFLEKPIIAFVRLSPAVLITGLTEVPVPTRFLFLLLGPHGKGPQYHEIGRSMATLMTDEIFHDVAYKAKDRTDLLSGIDEFLDQVTVLPPGEWDPTIRIEPPKNVPSQLKRKRPSQPNGTASPAGELEKQEDHHAVPELQRTGRIFGGLILDVKRKAPFYWSDIRDSFSLQCLASVLFLYCACMSPVITFGGLLGEATKGNISAIESLFGASLTGVAYSLFAGQPLTILGSTGPVLVFEKILFKFCNDYGLSYLSLRTSIGLWTAFLCLVLVATDASSLVCYITRFTEEAFAALICIIFIYEALEKLFHLGEYYPVNMHNNLDNLTLYSCQCSPPANASDQLEQEWNRTGYSPDSVPWSSLNVSMCKMLHGEFVGPACGHHGPYIPDVLFWSIILFFTTFFLSSFLKQFKTERYFPTKVRSTISDFAVFITIMIMVVVDYLMGVPSPKLNVPDRFEPTSKNRGWLIDPLGENPWWTLLVAALPALLCTILIFMDQQITAVIINRKEHKLKKGCGYHLDLLVVAVMLGVCSIMGLPWFVAATVLSISHVNSLKVESGCSAPGEQPKFLGIREQRVTGFMIFVLMGCSVFMTSVLKFIPMPVLYGVFLYMGVSSLKGIQFFDRIKLFGMPAKHQPDLIYLRYVPLWKVHIFTLVQLTCLVLLWVIKASAAAVVFPMMVLALVFVRKLLDFFFTNRELSWLDDLMPESKKKKEDDKKKKAREKLEEESRLQEEEEMGLKVSFEGSNQLNVPVKTLSGSSDSDPLVVNISDEMAKTAAWKAVNPSAEFCARPEKCRGSQEKVACVRVDVSPDTPRGGSTAETFL, translated from the exons ATGGACGAACCTTCGGAACAAATGAGACCCCTCTTGAGAACA GGTCTAGATGAAGAGGCGATTGTTGACCATGGAAAGACCAGCTTCGCCACTCACACAAACTATGAAAAGGAAGATTTGGAAA GCCACAGAGCAGTGTATGTAGGCGTCCATGTTCCTCTTGGAAGAGAGAGCAAGCGGAGGCATCGCCACCGAGGACACAAACATCACCgcaagaagaaagacagagactcTGAAGAGGGGAAGGAAGATGGCCGGGAATCCCCCTCTTATG ACACACCATCCCAAAGGGTCCAGTTCATCTTGGGTACAGAGGACGATGACCTTGAGCACGTCCCCCATGACCTCTTCACGGAGCTGGACGAGCTCTCATTCAGAGACGGCAGTGCCACTGAATGGAAGGAAACTGCTAG ATGGCTGAAGTTTGAGGAGGATGTGGAAGATGGTGGGGAGAGGTGGAGTAAGCCCTACGTAGCTACGCTATCACTACACAGCTTATTTGAACTACGTAGCTGTATACTCAACGGCACTGTCATGCTGGATATGAGGGCCAACAGTATTGAGGAAATTGCGG ACATGGTGATAGACAGCATGGTGGCTTCAGGCCAGCTGAAGGAGGATCTGCGCGACAAGGTACGGGAAGCAATGCTGAAGAAACACCACCACCAGAATGAGAGAAAGCTCAGCAATCGCATCCCCCTAGTGCGCTCCATTGCTGACATAGGCAAGAAACATTCTGACCCACTCTTGCTTGAAAGAAACG GAGAGGGCCTGTCCTCTTCACGTCTCTCTCTCCACAAGCCAGGGtcatcctcctctgtctccaaCCTGTCCCAGAGACGAGAATCCCGAGTCTCCGTCCTGCTcaaccacctcctgccctcttCTTCCTCGAACACTGGGCCCTCTCCAGGCCCATCTCCTCTCGCCACCCCTCAAAATACCCCCACTTCCTTCCGGCGCTCTTCCCAAAGCCCACCACGCACCCATGGCACAGGCCTTGGCCCTCAAGGTATCCCTGAGGTAGTGGTATCGCCTCCCGAGGATGACGACCCACCTAACTCAGCAGAGGACGAGGCAGCATCACCACAGCTCAGCCGGCAAGCATCCTTGGCATCCCAGGGCCTCGAGCTGCTGCCCTTAGAAG GACCATTGGTGTCTCCAAACTCTGTCCCAAACAACCTGGATGGGAACAAGGCAGTAGAGAGGAGGCCGTCCAGAGTAGGGGTCAGTAGCGAAAGCAGCAGTGTCGACTTCAGCAAG GTGGACATGAATTTCATGAAGAAGATCCCTCGGGGTGCTGAGGCTTCCAACGTGCTGGTGGGAGAGGTGGACTTCCTGGAGAAGCCCATAATTGCCTTTGTACGACTGTCCCCTGCAGTCCTTATCACAGGCCTCACAGAGGTGCCTGTTCCCACGAG gtttcttttcctgcttttgGGTCCTCACGGCAAAGGGCCACAGTACCATGAAATTGGCAGATCCATGGCCACACTGATGACAGATGAG ATTTTTCATGATGTGGCATACAAAGCCAAAGACCGAACGGATCTCCTCTCTGGGATAGATGAGTTCCTTGATCAAGTGACTGTACTGCCTCCTGGAGAATGGGATCCCACGATTCGGATTGAGCCCCCCAAGAATGTCCCATCTCAG ctgaaaaggaaaagaccGTCCCAGCCCAATGGCACTGCATCTCCAGCTGGAGAGCTGGAAAAGCAGGAGGACCATCATGCAGTGCCTGAGCTGCAGAGGACTGGGAG GATATTTGGAGGTTTGATCTTAGATGTCAAGCGGAAGGCTCCGTTCTACTGGAGTGACATCAGGGACTCCTTCAGTCTGCAGTGTCTAGCCTCCGTCCTCTTCCTCTACTGTGCCTGCATGTCACCTGTCATCACATTTGGAGGTCTGCTTGGGGAGGCAACAAAAGGCAACATA AGTGCCATAGAGTCTCTATTTGGAGCATCACTGACTGGAGTGGCATACTCCCTGTTCGCAGGCCAACCCCTCACTATTCTTGGCAGCACGGGGCCAGTTTTAGTGTTTGAGAAGATCCTGTTCAAGTTCTGCAA TGACTACGGCCTGTCCTACTTGTCGCTGCGGACCAGCATTGGTCTATGGACAGCCTTCCTCTGTCTTGTCCTGGTGGCTACAGATGCTAGCTCCTTGGTCTGCTACATCACCCGTTTCACAGAGGAGGCCTTTGCTGCACTCATCTGCATCATCTTCATTTATGAGGCTTTAGAGAAGCTGTTTCACCTGGGAGAATACTACCCTGTCAACATGCACAACAACTTGGACAATCTTACCCTTTATTC GTGTCAGTGCTCTCCACCAGCCAACGCCTCAGATCAGCTCGAGCAGGAGTGGAACCGGACAGGATACAGCCCAGACTCTGTCCCATGGAGCAGCCTCAATGTTTCG aTGTGTAAAATGCTCCATGGAGAGTTTGTGGGTCCAGCCTGTGGTCACCATGGGCCCTACATCCCAGATGTTCTCTTCTGGTCCATCATCCTCTTTTTCACCACCTTCTTCCTATCTTCCTTCCTCAAGCAGTTCAAGACAGAGAGATATTTTCCAACCAAG GTGCGTTCCACTATCAGTGACTTTGCTGTATTTATAACCATCATGatcatggtggtggtggactATCTAATGGGTGTCCCGTCTCCTAAGCTGAATGTTCCTGACCGCTTTGAG CCAACTTCAAAGAACCGAGGCTGGCTGATTGACCCGTTAGGAGAAAATCCCTGGTGGACACTGCTGGTGGCAGCACTTCCTGCCCTCCTCTGCACCATCCTCATCTTTATGGACCAGCAGATCACTGCAGTCATCATTAACCGCAAGGAGCACAAACTAAAG AAAGGCTGTGGCTATCACCTGGACTTGCTGGTAGTAGCAGTAATGCTTGGTGTGTGCTCCATTATGGGCCTGCCGTGGTTCGTGGCTGCAACCgtcctctccatctcccatGTTAACAGCCTGAAAGTGGAGTCTGGCTGCTCCGCTCCGGGAGAGCAGCCCAAGTTTCTGGGTATCCGAGAGCAGCGGGTCACTGGATTCATGATCTTTGTCCTCATGGGTTGTTCTGTTTTCATGACGTCAGTGCTCAAG TTCATTCCTATGCCAGTCCTGTATGGAGTCTTTCTTTACATGGGTGTCTCTTCCCTCAAAGGCATTCAA TTCTTTGACAGAATCAAGCTGTTTGGCATGCCTGCCAAGCACCAGCCTGATCTGATCTATCTTCGCTATGTGCCGCTGTGGAAGGTCCATATCTTCACCCTGGTGCAGCTCACCTGTCTGGTGCTGCTCTGGGTCATCAAGgcctctgcagcagctgttgtgTTTCCCATGATG GTTCTGGCGCTGGTTTTTGTCCGAAAGCTTCTAGACTTTTTCTTCACCAACAGAGAGCTGAGCTGGCTGGATGACTTGATGCCAGaaagcaagaagaagaaagaagatgacaagaaaaagaaagcccGTGAAAAGCTG GAGGAAGAGTCCAGActgcaggaagaagaggagatgggACTGAAGGTCAGCTTTGAAGGCTCGAACCAGCTCAACGTCCCAGTGAAAACACTCTCAGGGAG